The Candidatus Neomarinimicrobiota bacterium nucleotide sequence TTTCCGATAGCAATTTCTACGCCCGAGTCCTTTAGCGATTGTCCTTTCGATTCATCCCGGACAAGACCTCTAACGCTTGCTCCCTTATCTACAAGATTGGTAATCAAAGCGCTGCTTACGTTTCCGTTTGCTCCTGTAACCAATATTTTTCCATTATTTGACATTATATTCTCCTACTATTTTGATTGTTATTCTCTGTACCCAGTTTTTTACATAATCTTGCTAATTCCTCTTGTTCAGATTTGGAGAGTATGCTCATTTCCTGAACAATAACTTGAACATGCCCGGGCATTATTTTATTTATAAGAGCTTTACCCTTATTTGTAAGATGTATCTTTATTTGTCGGCGGTCTTTTTTGTCGGGAATTCTTTTTACGAATTGCCGCTTTTCAAGATTAT carries:
- a CDS encoding MarR family transcriptional regulator: MPTHYNGTAIEKRALNAWIKFSRAANSFSPQIKESFREYGLTESQFGVLDALIHLGPLNLKTVSEKLLCTGGNITTVVDNLEKRQFVKRIPDKKDRRQIKIHLTNKGKALINKIMPGHVQVIVQEMSILSKSEQEELARLCKKLGTENNNQNSRRI